The following proteins are encoded in a genomic region of alpha proteobacterium U9-1i:
- a CDS encoding Bll0064 protein: MSKLKRIVDAMGGVLTEGGRRALIRGPGHSPADRSVSLLETEDGRVLIHCFSPRDDWRAVRAELADLGLLDESERHEHASASEPIVRLQPEQHDEDRRARVLRLWEESVAVAGTVGERYLRSRAIEGELPGPDVLRFHPRMTSLEDRERRAALVAGLVNNDGVLEGIQVTLLTAHGAAKAALTTPRRTIGKLMGHYVRIDAPGDVLIVAEGLETALSARRALGAGAWAFLSAENLAQFEPPPVIDKLIIAADHDEAGLAAAARLKQRVAISIACEIALPPDDYPDWNDWARAMAH; this comes from the coding sequence ATGTCCAAGCTTAAGCGCATCGTCGACGCCATGGGCGGCGTCCTCACCGAAGGCGGGCGCCGCGCGCTTATTCGTGGCCCCGGGCACAGTCCAGCCGATCGCTCGGTCTCGCTCCTGGAGACCGAGGATGGGCGCGTGCTCATTCATTGCTTCAGCCCGCGCGACGATTGGCGCGCAGTGCGCGCCGAGCTTGCCGACCTCGGTCTCTTGGACGAGAGCGAGCGGCATGAACACGCCTCGGCCTCCGAACCGATTGTGCGGCTGCAGCCCGAGCAGCACGACGAAGATCGGCGCGCGCGTGTGCTGCGTTTGTGGGAGGAGTCCGTCGCTGTCGCCGGCACTGTGGGCGAGCGCTATTTGCGTTCGCGTGCGATAGAAGGCGAATTGCCGGGGCCTGACGTGCTGCGCTTCCATCCGCGCATGACGAGCCTGGAAGACCGAGAACGGCGCGCCGCCCTGGTCGCGGGCCTGGTCAACAATGACGGCGTCCTTGAAGGCATTCAGGTCACGCTTTTGACCGCACATGGCGCGGCCAAAGCGGCGCTGACGACGCCGCGGCGCACCATTGGCAAGCTCATGGGTCACTATGTTCGCATCGATGCGCCAGGCGATGTGCTCATCGTTGCTGAAGGACTAGAGACCGCGCTTTCGGCCAGACGCGCGCTTGGCGCTGGCGCCTGGGCGTTCCTGAGCGCGGAGAACCTCGCCCAATTCGAGCCGCCGCCTGTCATCGACAAGCTCATCATCGCCGCAGACCATGACGAAGCAGGTCTTGCCGCCGCCGCGCGGCTGAAGCAGCGGGTCGCCATCTCGATCGCGTGCGAGATCGCGCTGCCGCCGGACGACTATCCGGACTGGAACGATTGGGCGCGGGCGATGGCGCACTAA
- a CDS encoding VirD2 components (type IV secretory pathway), giving the protein MSQPPTSNERFRASKLLRGALGKDVITPGSRLRISRPLDAESLIGRHEGVARAKSGASSSSLSASLQKRIGSSRALAKALARKRAPHTAFTFDGRQRAVVKLHYFAHAKGGGAALKAHARYIARDSASRGEEISYSKAETERDGAQARGEDDRRQSPRLEHSVFYDGARDSVSGARLAGHWAESDKRHFRIILSAENGGRIGDLRAYTREVMDRAEVTLGTRLEWFAVDHFDTDNPHTHIVLRGVRDDGRDLVIPREFVQHGFRNAARDAATSRLGQRTRDDARKALQREALAHAPTRLDTLIASQLDERQTIRLAELRAPNGSPDMTDALKARARELKNLGLAQEVRRNILRFEPGWRDALKAMELHLDIRKSLMQARAQNAARTLANPTRMPAPKELRLPFGLGF; this is encoded by the coding sequence GTGTCACAGCCTCCGACCAGCAACGAACGCTTCCGCGCCAGCAAGCTGCTACGCGGAGCGCTGGGCAAAGATGTGATCACGCCCGGTTCGCGCTTGCGCATCAGCCGCCCCCTTGATGCGGAGAGTCTCATCGGCCGTCACGAGGGCGTGGCTCGTGCGAAGTCAGGCGCGAGTAGCAGCAGCTTGTCGGCGAGCCTACAGAAGCGGATCGGCAGCTCTCGCGCACTGGCGAAGGCGTTGGCTCGAAAACGCGCGCCGCATACGGCGTTCACGTTCGATGGCCGTCAAAGAGCGGTGGTCAAGCTCCATTACTTCGCGCACGCCAAAGGCGGCGGCGCTGCGCTCAAGGCTCACGCACGCTATATCGCGCGCGATTCCGCCTCGCGGGGTGAAGAGATCTCGTACTCGAAAGCTGAGACGGAACGAGACGGCGCCCAGGCGCGCGGCGAAGACGATCGCCGCCAATCCCCTCGCCTAGAGCATTCGGTCTTTTACGATGGCGCGCGCGACAGCGTGAGCGGCGCCCGCCTCGCCGGGCATTGGGCGGAGTCGGACAAGCGCCACTTTCGAATCATTCTGTCGGCGGAGAATGGCGGCCGCATTGGCGACCTGCGCGCCTATACGCGCGAAGTCATGGATCGCGCTGAAGTCACGCTCGGCACCCGGCTCGAATGGTTCGCCGTCGACCATTTCGACACCGACAACCCTCACACGCACATCGTCCTCCGCGGCGTACGCGATGACGGGCGCGATCTCGTGATCCCCCGAGAGTTTGTCCAGCACGGCTTCCGTAACGCCGCCCGTGATGCGGCGACCAGCCGGCTGGGCCAGCGTACGCGGGATGATGCGCGCAAAGCGCTTCAGCGCGAGGCGCTCGCGCATGCGCCGACACGGCTTGATACACTGATCGCTTCTCAACTCGACGAGAGGCAGACGATCCGTCTGGCCGAACTTCGCGCGCCGAACGGCTCGCCGGACATGACCGATGCTCTGAAGGCGCGCGCGAGAGAACTGAAGAATTTAGGCCTCGCGCAGGAGGTTCGGCGCAACATCCTTCGGTTCGAGCCAGGCTGGCGCGACGCGCTCAAGGCGATGGAGTTGCACCTCGACATTCGCAAATCGTTGATGCAGGCGCGCGCGCAGAACGCGGCGCGCACGCTCGCCAATCCAACACGCATGCCGGCGCCGAAGGAATTGCGCCTGCCGTTCGGGCTCGGTTTTTGA
- a CDS encoding response regulator, whose protein sequence is MARILLAEDDDSLRSFLVTSLSRAGHDVSAHGDGDAAWEALEHGSYDLLLTDIVMPGLDGIELARRGAEADPGMKIVFITGFAAVALSAQSQAPKDAKVLSKPFHLKDLVIEIERVIAAA, encoded by the coding sequence ATGGCGCGCATCCTCTTGGCGGAAGACGACGACTCGCTGCGTTCGTTCTTGGTGACGAGTCTGTCTCGCGCCGGGCACGACGTATCTGCGCATGGCGACGGCGACGCCGCCTGGGAGGCCCTTGAGCACGGGTCGTATGACCTTCTGCTCACCGATATCGTCATGCCCGGTCTCGATGGCATCGAACTCGCGCGACGGGGCGCGGAGGCCGATCCTGGCATGAAGATCGTCTTCATAACCGGTTTCGCCGCCGTCGCCTTGTCAGCCCAGAGCCAAGCTCCGAAGGATGCGAAGGTGCTCTCGAAGCCCTTCCACCTCAAGGATCTGGTCATCGAGATCGAGCGCGTCATCGCGGCTGCTTAA
- a CDS encoding protease TraF (type IV secretory pathway) yields the protein MHKRRLLILLLTGAAASAALIAFALPAASDRVLYNHTPSVPVGFYVRTEAPIDSGAFVTVRAADVAPAAAHARDFEGRRDRFIKRIAAVAGDRVCAEGDVLTINDGPPMSRRTHDSMGAELPRWNGCRALGANEVLLLGDAEHSFDGRYWGPVDRGLIEGVWRPL from the coding sequence GTGCACAAGAGGCGTTTGCTCATTCTGTTGCTAACGGGCGCGGCGGCGAGCGCCGCTTTGATTGCGTTTGCGCTGCCTGCGGCGAGCGACCGCGTCCTCTATAACCACACGCCGTCCGTACCGGTGGGATTCTATGTCCGGACGGAGGCGCCCATCGACAGCGGGGCTTTCGTGACCGTGCGCGCGGCGGACGTGGCCCCGGCGGCGGCGCACGCCCGTGATTTCGAAGGTCGGCGGGATCGCTTCATCAAGCGCATCGCCGCCGTGGCCGGCGACCGCGTCTGCGCCGAGGGCGATGTTCTCACCATCAATGATGGACCGCCAATGTCGCGGCGGACGCATGACAGCATGGGCGCCGAGCTGCCGCGTTGGAACGGCTGCAGGGCGCTAGGGGCCAATGAGGTTCTGCTGCTCGGCGACGCGGAACACTCGTTTGACGGGCGCTACTGGGGACCCGTCGACCGCGGCTTGATCGAAGGCGTCTGGCGTCCGCTTTGA
- a CDS encoding transcriptional regulator of Cro/CI family, whose product MANATDLHVGKRLRRRRRLLGLTQQQLAESIGIRFQQIQKYECGANRVTASRLYELAVALNVPVNYFFEGLQQVAAPGVPGAPANDRDLIAADVLSQKETLELIRAYYKLGERPRRRLLDLAKALQDETTDAA is encoded by the coding sequence ATGGCAAACGCCACAGACCTTCATGTCGGCAAGCGGCTTCGCCGCCGTCGGCGTCTTTTGGGTCTCACCCAGCAGCAGCTGGCTGAGTCCATCGGGATCCGCTTCCAGCAGATCCAGAAATATGAATGCGGCGCCAACCGCGTCACTGCGAGCCGTTTGTACGAACTCGCCGTCGCGCTGAACGTGCCGGTCAACTACTTCTTCGAGGGCTTGCAGCAAGTGGCCGCTCCGGGCGTTCCGGGCGCGCCGGCCAATGATCGCGATCTGATCGCGGCCGATGTGCTCAGCCAAAAGGAAACGCTCGAACTGATCCGCGCTTACTACAAGCTCGGTGAGCGTCCGCGTCGTCGTTTGCTCGACCTCGCGAAGGCGCTGCAGGACGAAACCACCGACGCGGCCTGA
- a CDS encoding N-formylglutamate deformylase, giving the protein MDATGDLELAGAPVAAPDNWSEQPAGPESPFVLIEPLRRTAPLVFASPHSGRRYPPDLIALARTGLLSLRRSEDAYVDELFAGAGAHGAVVLSASVARAYVDLNRDPTELDADMFEGRPALAAATARVQAGLGAIPRVTGDGQPIYRRKLALSEAEHRIAAVHRPYHSKLADLVDETKTMFGCAVLIDCHSMPSSARGAHSPDVVLGDRFGASCHPSVTALAEATLRRLGYRVARNAPFAGGHTTQTYGRPGDRIHALQIEINRALYLDERTLERTGGFVRVRADMTRLAEMLAAAALHKSLA; this is encoded by the coding sequence ATGGACGCCACCGGGGATCTTGAGCTTGCCGGCGCGCCGGTCGCGGCGCCGGACAATTGGTCCGAACAGCCGGCCGGGCCTGAATCGCCATTCGTCCTGATCGAGCCGTTGCGCCGCACGGCCCCGCTGGTTTTTGCCTCGCCGCACAGCGGACGCCGGTACCCACCCGATCTAATCGCGCTCGCGCGGACAGGCCTGTTGAGCCTGCGTCGCTCCGAAGACGCTTATGTCGATGAGTTGTTTGCTGGCGCTGGCGCGCATGGCGCGGTGGTGCTCTCGGCAAGCGTTGCGCGAGCCTATGTCGATCTGAACCGCGACCCGACAGAGCTCGATGCCGATATGTTTGAGGGCCGCCCGGCTTTGGCGGCCGCAACTGCGCGCGTGCAGGCCGGGCTCGGGGCCATTCCGCGGGTGACCGGCGACGGGCAACCGATTTATCGGCGTAAACTCGCGCTTTCGGAGGCAGAGCACCGGATCGCCGCGGTCCACCGGCCGTATCATTCGAAGTTGGCGGATCTCGTGGACGAGACCAAAACCATGTTCGGCTGCGCGGTTTTGATCGACTGCCATTCTATGCCGTCAAGCGCTCGCGGGGCGCACTCCCCTGACGTCGTGCTCGGCGACCGGTTCGGCGCGTCTTGCCACCCTTCGGTGACGGCTTTGGCCGAAGCGACCTTGCGGCGGCTTGGCTATCGCGTCGCCCGGAACGCGCCGTTCGCCGGCGGGCACACCACGCAAACCTATGGCCGACCCGGCGACCGCATTCACGCGCTGCAGATCGAGATCAATCGGGCGCTTTATCTCGATGAGCGAACACTCGAGCGGACCGGCGGATTCGTACGCGTGCGCGCCGATATGACCCGACTGGCCGAAATGCTGGCTGCAGCGGCCCTGCACAAGAGCCTCGCCTAG
- a CDS encoding GTP-binding protein TypA/BipA gives MAERLRNIAIIAHVDHGKTTLVDQMLTQGGAFRENEARAVRAMDSGDLERERGITILAKCTSILWRDADGPIRINVVDTPGHADFGGEVERVLGMVDSCVLLVDAAEGPMPQTKFVLMKALKRGLKPIVVLNKVDRPGAEPDEALNDIFEMFLALGASDDQADFPILYASGREGWSVKTLDEPRENLNSLLDLIAAHTPEPEPAKLRDEPFALLATMLDADPFLGRVLTGRIESGRVRVGDNVKAMTRDGMEIERGRLTKLLAYRGLKRVPVDSAEAGDIVAVAGLVESNVADTIGALELKDAIPSTPIDPPTLSITVSINDSPLAGRAGDKVQSRVIRDRLMREQQGNVAIRIRETDNKDAFEVAGRGELQLGVLIETMRREGFEVSISRPKVLVRVEDGHTLEPIEEVVIDVDNEFSGVVIEKMSLRKAELQDMRPSGGDKTRIVFHAPSRGLLGYHGEFLTDTRGSGVMNRLFHGWAAWKGEIPGRRNGALISNDTGQSTAYALWNLEERGKMFIADGEDVYEGMIIGENSRGDDLDVNPLKGKKLTNVRASGKDESIRLTPPRRLTLEQAFAWIEDDELVEVTPVAIRLRKQYLDPHERKRHARAKEA, from the coding sequence ATGGCCGAACGCCTGCGCAATATCGCGATCATCGCGCACGTCGACCACGGCAAGACGACGCTCGTGGATCAAATGCTGACCCAGGGCGGCGCCTTCCGCGAAAACGAAGCACGCGCCGTGCGGGCGATGGATTCAGGCGATCTGGAGCGCGAGCGCGGCATTACCATTCTCGCCAAGTGCACCTCAATCCTGTGGCGCGACGCCGATGGCCCGATCCGTATCAATGTCGTCGATACGCCAGGTCACGCCGATTTTGGCGGTGAAGTCGAACGCGTGCTGGGCATGGTGGATTCGTGCGTGCTGCTTGTGGACGCCGCCGAAGGCCCAATGCCGCAAACCAAATTCGTGCTGATGAAGGCGCTGAAGCGTGGGCTGAAGCCCATCGTTGTGCTGAACAAGGTTGATCGCCCCGGCGCCGAACCCGACGAAGCGCTGAACGACATCTTCGAGATGTTCCTCGCACTCGGCGCCAGCGACGACCAGGCAGATTTTCCAATTCTCTACGCTTCGGGTCGCGAAGGCTGGTCGGTAAAGACGCTCGACGAACCGCGCGAAAACCTGAACTCACTGCTCGATTTGATTGCAGCGCATACGCCTGAACCAGAACCAGCGAAGTTGCGGGACGAGCCGTTTGCCTTGTTGGCGACGATGCTCGACGCTGACCCCTTCCTGGGCCGCGTCCTTACAGGCCGCATCGAAAGTGGCCGCGTGCGCGTCGGCGACAACGTGAAGGCCATGACGCGCGACGGCATGGAGATTGAGCGCGGGCGGCTCACCAAGCTCCTTGCCTATCGCGGCCTGAAACGTGTTCCCGTCGATAGCGCCGAGGCCGGCGACATTGTCGCGGTTGCGGGATTGGTTGAGAGCAACGTCGCTGACACGATTGGCGCGCTTGAGCTTAAGGACGCCATCCCCTCAACGCCGATCGATCCGCCGACGCTATCGATCACCGTATCGATCAACGATTCCCCCCTCGCCGGCCGTGCGGGCGATAAGGTGCAAAGCCGCGTCATTCGCGATCGCTTGATGCGTGAGCAGCAGGGCAATGTCGCCATCCGGATCCGTGAGACAGACAATAAGGACGCGTTCGAAGTCGCAGGCCGGGGAGAATTGCAGCTCGGCGTTCTGATCGAGACCATGCGCCGCGAAGGCTTCGAGGTGTCGATCTCGCGGCCCAAAGTTTTGGTGCGCGTCGAAGACGGCCACACGTTGGAGCCGATCGAAGAAGTCGTAATCGACGTGGACAACGAATTCTCCGGCGTCGTGATCGAGAAGATGAGTCTGCGCAAAGCCGAGTTACAGGACATGCGTCCATCGGGCGGCGACAAGACGCGGATCGTCTTTCACGCGCCGTCGCGCGGGCTGCTCGGATACCATGGTGAATTCCTCACCGATACGCGCGGTTCGGGCGTGATGAACCGCCTCTTCCACGGCTGGGCCGCATGGAAGGGTGAAATTCCGGGCCGCCGCAACGGCGCCTTGATTTCAAACGACACGGGTCAGTCGACGGCGTACGCGCTGTGGAACCTCGAAGAGCGCGGCAAGATGTTCATCGCCGACGGCGAGGACGTCTACGAAGGCATGATCATCGGCGAGAATTCGCGCGGCGACGACCTCGACGTGAACCCGTTGAAGGGCAAGAAGCTCACCAACGTCCGTGCGTCCGGAAAGGATGAATCGATCCGCCTCACCCCGCCGCGCCGGCTCACGTTGGAGCAAGCGTTCGCTTGGATCGAGGACGATGAACTGGTCGAGGTTACCCCGGTCGCGATCCGCCTGCGCAAGCAATATCTCGACCCGCACGAGCGCAAGCGACACGCCCGCGCCAAGGAAGCCTAA